A region from the Kribbella shirazensis genome encodes:
- a CDS encoding transglycosylase domain-containing protein has protein sequence MSEARRKAAPPPRRKKHWALRILGWLAALFFLGVIAGVAAFFIIYQSTEIPDPNAEFKTNTTTVTWNNGSRQLGTFFDQNRRSVPMSQIPKHVQDAVIAAEDRSYWTNPGISPSGMVRAAWNIARGEQLQGGSTITQQYVKVMYLTQERTVSRKFKELFIATKLGRQEDKTKTLEGYLNTIYFGEGAYGISAAGEAYFNVSDPRKLSVPQAALLATVLNNPTLFDVNDTDPRTKKRIVERYKYVLDGMRQNGTITEAQEARYAKSLPDLSKQKKKSDRFKGPTGFLLDMARKELRARGFDEDEISGGGLKVVTTFDYKQQEKIVEAAQNELPEKRDNLHVGMASVKPGTGELVAMYGGPDYLKSQLNWATTKSRPGSSFKPFALAAALEDGKSIWDKFQGDSPIEIQGQKLNNEFNRDYGDVTLLKATEQSINTAFYDLVDNQMEDGPNKLVNVAEAAGIPKTKALEVGRNNPSTVLGPDPYASAVDMAQAYATFAAEGKYAPLHTIKEVRGPDGKVLFSAERDLKKQVKQAIPVETARMVNYVLQDVVTKGTGTGAKKLDRAVAGKTGTAGGVAVEDRAENKACDGCKEGSATLTSWWTGYTPELSTSVVYRAGKTGESDLDNYSDEKAFFGGSWPLKTWLAFMSKALEGVPESEFVEPNEDDIAKGSPTPKYTPSNTPPPNTPTNTPPPNTPPPNTPTSTPPSTKPTSSPTKTKPTRTTTTPVIPSLPTGQPEPTETPRSPGGQ, from the coding sequence GTGAGTGAAGCTCGTAGAAAGGCCGCCCCGCCGCCCCGGCGCAAGAAACATTGGGCGCTGCGGATCCTCGGCTGGCTCGCCGCACTCTTCTTCCTCGGCGTCATCGCCGGCGTCGCGGCGTTCTTCATCATCTACCAGAGCACCGAGATCCCGGACCCGAACGCCGAGTTCAAGACGAACACGACCACGGTGACCTGGAACAACGGATCCCGGCAGCTGGGCACCTTCTTCGACCAGAACCGACGCTCGGTGCCGATGAGCCAGATCCCCAAGCATGTCCAGGACGCGGTGATCGCCGCGGAGGACCGGTCGTACTGGACGAACCCAGGCATCTCGCCGTCGGGCATGGTTCGTGCCGCGTGGAACATCGCCCGCGGTGAGCAATTGCAGGGTGGCTCGACGATCACCCAGCAGTACGTCAAGGTCATGTACCTGACGCAGGAGCGGACAGTCTCCCGGAAGTTCAAGGAGCTGTTCATCGCGACCAAGCTCGGTCGGCAGGAAGACAAGACCAAGACCCTCGAGGGGTACCTCAACACCATCTACTTCGGTGAGGGCGCCTACGGCATCTCGGCCGCGGGCGAGGCGTACTTCAACGTGTCGGACCCGCGGAAGCTGTCCGTGCCGCAGGCGGCCCTGCTCGCGACGGTGCTGAACAACCCGACCCTGTTCGACGTCAACGACACGGACCCGCGGACGAAGAAGCGCATCGTCGAGCGGTACAAGTACGTCCTGGACGGGATGCGCCAGAACGGAACGATCACCGAGGCCCAGGAGGCGCGGTACGCCAAGTCGCTGCCCGACCTCAGCAAGCAGAAAAAGAAGAGCGACCGCTTCAAGGGCCCGACGGGATTCCTGCTCGACATGGCCCGCAAGGAGCTGCGCGCGCGAGGTTTCGACGAGGACGAGATCAGCGGCGGTGGCCTGAAGGTCGTCACCACGTTCGACTACAAGCAGCAGGAGAAGATCGTTGAGGCAGCCCAGAACGAGCTGCCCGAGAAGCGCGACAACCTGCACGTCGGAATGGCGTCGGTGAAGCCGGGCACCGGCGAGCTCGTCGCCATGTACGGCGGGCCGGACTACCTGAAGAGTCAGCTGAACTGGGCGACGACGAAGTCCCGCCCGGGGTCGTCGTTCAAGCCGTTCGCGCTGGCCGCGGCACTCGAGGACGGGAAGTCGATCTGGGACAAGTTCCAAGGTGACAGCCCGATCGAGATCCAGGGCCAGAAGCTGAACAACGAGTTCAACCGGGACTACGGCGACGTCACGTTGCTGAAGGCCACCGAGCAGTCGATCAACACCGCGTTCTACGACTTGGTCGACAACCAGATGGAGGACGGGCCGAACAAGCTCGTCAACGTCGCGGAGGCGGCCGGAATCCCGAAGACGAAGGCGCTCGAGGTCGGCCGCAACAACCCGTCGACCGTGCTCGGACCGGACCCGTACGCGTCGGCGGTCGATATGGCCCAGGCCTACGCGACCTTCGCGGCCGAGGGCAAGTACGCGCCGCTGCACACCATCAAGGAGGTCCGCGGCCCGGACGGCAAGGTGCTGTTCTCGGCGGAGCGGGACCTCAAGAAGCAGGTCAAGCAGGCGATCCCGGTCGAGACCGCCCGGATGGTCAACTACGTCCTGCAGGACGTCGTGACCAAGGGCACCGGCACCGGCGCCAAGAAGCTCGACCGTGCGGTGGCCGGCAAGACCGGTACCGCGGGTGGTGTCGCCGTCGAGGACCGCGCGGAGAACAAGGCGTGCGACGGCTGCAAGGAAGGCTCCGCGACCCTGACGTCGTGGTGGACCGGTTACACGCCCGAGCTGTCCACGTCCGTCGTGTACCGGGCCGGCAAGACCGGTGAGAGCGACCTGGACAACTACTCCGACGAAAAGGCGTTCTTCGGTGGCTCGTGGCCGCTGAAGACCTGGCTGGCGTTCATGTCGAAGGCTCTCGAGGGGGTTCCGGAGTCGGAGTTCGTGGAGCCGAACGAGGACGACATCGCCAAGGGCAGCCCGACGCCGAAGTACACCCCGTCGAACACGCCGCCGCCGAACACGCCGACCAACACCCCGCCTCCGAACACTCCGCCGCCCAACACCCCGACCAGTACGCCGCCTTCGACCAAGCCGACCAGCAGCCCCACGAAGACCAAGCCGACGCGTACGACGACGACTCCGGTCATACCGTCGTTGCCGACCGGTCAACCCGAACCCACCGAAACCCCGAGGTCACCCGGGGGCCAGTAG